One window from the genome of Bufo bufo chromosome 4, aBufBuf1.1, whole genome shotgun sequence encodes:
- the PPP1R2 gene encoding protein phosphatase inhibitor 2 yields MEAQAHRPVKGILKNKASAATGVRVVSEAELSQDGDDDLSKKSQKWDEMNILATYHPSDKDYGLMKIDEPSTPFHRMVGDDDDDEGAMSDSEGNEALTADVLAKKLEAAEGTDPKFLTQEESSEEEDEELTPEEREKKKEFEMKRKHHYNEGMNIKLARQLIAKELVGEDYEDEEDEEMQDITDTEALPDQPQSHEHVL; encoded by the exons ATGGAGGCGCAGGCACACAGGCCCGTTAAAGGCATTCTAAAGAACAAGGCCTCGGCGGCCACTGGCGTACGTGTGGTCAGCGAAGCAGAACTGAGCCAGGACGGCGATGACGACCTGAG TAAGAagtcacagaagtgggatgagATGAATATTCTGGCTACTTATCATCCTTCTGATAAGGACTATGGCTTAATGAAAATAGATGAACCAAGTACTCCCTTCCATAG AATGGTTGGAGATGATGACGACGATGAAGGAGCCATGAGTGATTCAGAGGGTAATGAAGCACTAACGGCTGATGTCTTGGCGAAAAA GTTGGAAGCAGCAGAAGGAACAGATCCTAAATTCTTGACACAAGAAGAGAGTAGTGAAGAGGAAGACGAGGAGCTGACACCGGAGGAGAGAg aaaagaaaaaggaaTTTGAGATGAAAAGGAAGCACCATTATAATGAGGGTATGAATATCAAACTGGCCAGGCAATTAATAGCAAAAGAGCTTGTGGGGGAGGACTATGAGGATGAAGAAGATGAGGAAATGCAAGATataacggacacggaag CTCTCCCTGACCAACCGCAGAGTCATGAACACGTACTATAG